One window of the Mycobacterium xenopi genome contains the following:
- a CDS encoding LppA family lipoprotein, producing the protein MRWSTLWFAFAFCLLATACGTNPDGVRNPSMSTEQTAQRENQIRSKPSLEAARAQYEGAMRQMADSIIALVPGLTWNFEENSWNGCGSEYPHIRAKQVYQLIVFSGPIPDAKWPQALQIVKDGVAPFGATQFGVFHDQTGFHDIYLAGPDGIEFRFGTQKASTLSAKSDCRISETDTPSPPSSTSP; encoded by the coding sequence ATGCGTTGGTCAACCCTATGGTTCGCCTTCGCGTTCTGTTTGCTAGCAACCGCCTGCGGGACAAATCCGGACGGCGTAAGGAACCCAAGCATGAGCACAGAACAGACCGCACAGCGGGAGAACCAAATACGATCCAAACCGTCGTTGGAAGCTGCGCGAGCCCAATACGAAGGCGCTATGCGCCAAATGGCCGATAGCATCATCGCCCTGGTGCCTGGCCTGACCTGGAACTTCGAAGAAAATTCATGGAACGGCTGCGGAAGCGAGTACCCCCATATTCGCGCAAAACAGGTTTACCAGCTGATCGTCTTTAGCGGTCCAATCCCCGACGCCAAATGGCCGCAAGCCCTACAGATCGTCAAAGACGGCGTTGCACCCTTTGGAGCCACCCAATTCGGCGTCTTTCACGATCAGACCGGTTTCCATGACATCTACCTGGCAGGCCCAGACGGCATCGAGTTCCGATTCGGGACCCAGAAAGCTTCCACCCTATCTGCGAAATCAGACTGCCGAATCAGCGAGACCGACACACCCAGCCCACCCTCGTCCACCAGCCCCTAA
- a CDS encoding alpha/beta hydrolase, with translation MPGLGSSTRTTLDDMVKEARSLREEATQQLRNAGKSGSVSTIAFMGYDPPANPRDTGSPRDIWRTIHDDRAQAGAANLSSYLQHVRANNPTAHLTLLGHSLLTVSPGDDHGGLVRH, from the coding sequence GTGCCAGGTCTCGGTTCGAGCACCCGGACCACGCTGGACGATATGGTGAAAGAAGCCCGTAGCCTCCGCGAAGAAGCCACCCAACAGCTACGCAACGCCGGTAAGTCAGGCTCGGTGTCGACAATCGCGTTTATGGGTTATGACCCACCAGCAAACCCGCGCGACACAGGAAGCCCGCGTGATATTTGGCGGACGATTCACGACGACCGGGCCCAGGCGGGAGCTGCAAACCTCTCGTCATATCTGCAGCATGTACGCGCCAATAACCCTACGGCGCACTTGACGTTGCTCGGCCACTCCTTGTTGACCGTCTCTCCGGGTGACGACCACGGCGGTCTTGTTCGTCATTGA
- a CDS encoding transposase yields MSGKRRRYTPEFREQAARLVIETGRPVAHVAAEIGVGEAVLGRWVRLQRQGASSGDTGAVLDADERAELERLRRENAELRLDREFLKKAAAFFVCEQHR; encoded by the coding sequence ATGTCGGGCAAGCGTCGCAGGTACACCCCGGAGTTTCGGGAGCAGGCTGCCCGCTTGGTGATTGAGACCGGCCGCCCGGTGGCTCATGTAGCCGCGGAGATTGGTGTTGGTGAAGCAGTGCTGGGGCGTTGGGTGCGCCTGCAACGTCAAGGGGCTTCTTCTGGTGATACTGGCGCGGTGCTAGATGCTGATGAGCGCGCAGAGTTGGAGCGTCTGCGCCGTGAAAACGCTGAATTACGTTTGGACCGTGAGTTTTTGAAAAAAGCCGCGGCCTTCTTCGTCTGCGAACAGCACCGGTAG
- a CDS encoding ExeA family protein, whose product MPFGRDLAPGMLHRHAGHGEAVARITWCVDQRAIGVITGEVGAGKTVAVRAATANLDPSRHVFIYLANPTIGVRGMLTHIVATLGHTPAYHKSALAPQAAEALASEHAERGRNPVLVIDEAHLLDNHQLEAIRLLTNHDMDSGSPFAVILVGQPSLRHRLRLGVLAALDQRIAVRYTIAGMSGADTADYIRHHCKIAGRADTLFSEDAIGLIHNASRGHPRAVNNLALHALTAAFAADHAIVDEKAARIAISEIAAD is encoded by the coding sequence ATGCCGTTCGGGCGTGACCTAGCACCGGGGATGCTGCATCGCCACGCCGGCCACGGTGAAGCGGTGGCCCGCATCACCTGGTGTGTGGACCAGCGCGCGATCGGGGTGATCACCGGCGAGGTCGGCGCCGGCAAAACCGTGGCCGTGCGGGCCGCCACGGCCAACCTGGATCCCTCCCGGCACGTATTCATCTACCTGGCCAACCCCACCATCGGGGTGCGCGGCATGCTCACCCACATCGTGGCCACCCTCGGGCACACCCCCGCCTACCACAAATCCGCCCTGGCCCCACAGGCCGCCGAGGCGCTGGCCAGCGAACACGCCGAACGAGGACGCAACCCCGTGCTGGTCATCGACGAAGCCCACCTGCTGGATAACCACCAGCTCGAAGCGATCCGGCTGCTGACCAACCACGACATGGACAGCGGATCCCCATTCGCAGTCATCCTGGTCGGCCAACCCAGCCTGCGCCACCGGCTCCGGCTCGGGGTGCTGGCAGCGTTGGATCAGCGCATCGCGGTCCGCTACACCATCGCCGGAATGAGCGGCGCCGACACCGCCGACTACATACGGCATCACTGCAAGATTGCCGGCCGAGCCGACACGCTGTTCTCCGAGGACGCGATCGGGTTGATCCACAACGCCTCCCGTGGCCATCCCCGCGCAGTCAACAACCTCGCCCTGCACGCACTGACCGCCGCATTCGCCGCCGATCACGCCATCGTCGACGAAAAGGCCGCCCGCATCGCGATCAGCGAAATCGCCGCGGACTGA
- a CDS encoding TetR/AcrR family transcriptional regulator: protein MATSAQTPTEGIPNAGRDAPPARRWAKTDATQGRILDAATDIFATKGFTGATLADVVAASGASIGSIYHHFGGKKELFLAIFEHMAQSVDSRIEAALHQASERLDSRRAFELHVRAYLEAMWENRRAARVLVSDDTPAGFETARRKRMTAAFGSWMSVLELDDSLRAQLLRRILVATMAESSLMAAECEDRSEVTAIIEATVEWIDRLIG from the coding sequence ATGGCGACTTCGGCCCAGACGCCGACGGAAGGCATCCCGAACGCCGGCCGCGACGCGCCCCCCGCCCGCCGCTGGGCCAAAACGGATGCGACTCAAGGGCGCATCCTCGACGCGGCGACCGATATCTTCGCGACCAAGGGCTTCACCGGCGCCACGCTGGCCGATGTCGTGGCCGCGTCAGGCGCCAGCATCGGCAGCATCTATCACCACTTCGGCGGAAAGAAAGAGCTGTTTCTGGCCATCTTCGAGCACATGGCCCAATCCGTCGACAGCCGTATCGAGGCGGCGCTGCACCAAGCCAGCGAGCGGCTCGACAGCCGGCGCGCCTTCGAGCTGCACGTCCGGGCATACCTGGAGGCAATGTGGGAAAACCGGCGCGCAGCCAGGGTGCTGGTATCCGACGACACACCGGCTGGGTTCGAGACCGCGCGGCGCAAACGCATGACCGCAGCCTTCGGCAGCTGGATGTCGGTCCTGGAGTTGGACGACTCGTTGCGCGCTCAGCTGCTGCGCCGAATCCTGGTGGCAACCATGGCGGAGTCGTCGCTCATGGCGGCCGAGTGCGAGGACCGCAGCGAGGTGACGGCCATTATCGAGGCCACGGTCGAGTGGATCGACCGGCTGATCGGGTGA
- a CDS encoding alpha/beta fold hydrolase has product MTEPGWINVQAPEVELKALTLGPTDGPIALCLHGFPDTAYGWRKFGPRLAEAGWRVVAPFMRGYAPSSIPTDGSYHIGALMDDALQVRSAAGGTTRDVVIGHDWGAIAATGLVAMPDSPFAKAVIMSVPPAAAFRPLGRVPDVGRLLAKLPRQMTRSWYILYFQLPWLPERSASWVVPRLWRRWSPTYDAEEDLRHVDAAIGTPESWRAALGPYRATIRNTRPPERYAELHRYWTAAPLLPSLYLHGRDDGCVTADFAHWAARVLPDGSDVAIVEHAGHFLQLDQPEKVAELVLRFLGSAR; this is encoded by the coding sequence ATGACTGAACCAGGCTGGATCAACGTCCAGGCTCCCGAAGTCGAGCTGAAAGCCCTCACCTTGGGGCCTACCGACGGCCCGATCGCGTTGTGCCTGCATGGGTTTCCAGACACCGCTTATGGGTGGCGCAAGTTCGGGCCACGGCTGGCGGAGGCGGGTTGGCGGGTGGTCGCCCCTTTCATGCGGGGTTACGCCCCATCGTCGATTCCCACTGACGGCAGCTATCACATCGGGGCGTTGATGGACGATGCCCTACAGGTGCGCTCAGCTGCTGGCGGTACCACGCGCGACGTGGTGATCGGCCACGACTGGGGTGCGATCGCGGCGACGGGTCTGGTCGCCATGCCGGATAGTCCGTTCGCCAAGGCGGTGATCATGTCCGTGCCGCCGGCGGCGGCGTTTCGTCCCCTGGGTCGAGTGCCCGACGTTGGCCGGCTGCTCGCCAAGCTGCCGCGCCAAATGACCCGTAGCTGGTACATTCTCTACTTCCAATTGCCCTGGCTACCAGAGCGCTCGGCGTCGTGGGTGGTGCCTCGGCTGTGGCGGCGATGGTCGCCGACCTACGACGCCGAGGAGGATCTGCGCCACGTCGACGCCGCGATCGGCACCCCGGAGAGCTGGCGGGCCGCACTGGGCCCGTACCGCGCCACGATCCGTAACACCCGCCCGCCGGAACGCTACGCCGAACTGCACCGATACTGGACTGCTGCACCGCTGTTGCCCAGCTTGTACCTACATGGTCGCGACGATGGCTGCGTCACAGCCGATTTCGCGCACTGGGCGGCAAGGGTCCTGCCCGACGGCAGCGACGTGGCGATCGTCGAACACGCCGGGCACTTCCTGCAACTCGATCAGCCGGAAAAGGTGGCCGAGTTAGTGCTGAGGTTCCTCGGTTCGGCCCGGTAA
- a CDS encoding amidohydrolase family protein, whose amino-acid sequence MTVTVEHETPVKLWANSADSHFIEPADLWRTRLPKRLAELVPRVEKDADGRWETIYVDGQVFRRRLPSVAQQEFMAAMVSAAGSHDVSKRLADLDQEGIWSELVFPSLGMWSSSFRTPELLREALKASNDWAKETLMDYSPRLIPTAQVSTLDIDDAVSELQRCAAMGFNAVFLPVAPHPAQRDYHQAEWEPFWTTAEDLGMVIAFHIGTEPIDFAGGGSIGVTYHGPGGAVLNYTETSFGGQRAVMKLVACGALDRHPSLKVLVSEGGATWVPFIADRMEEGYRQHAMVVRPKLSRSPREIIYSQVYASFQHDASAIAAVAAMGFNNVLWGSDYPHIEGTFGHTQSTLHELFDEVDHTTRDRVLFGAFNELFPGAPLPPAPGAVLNDDHW is encoded by the coding sequence ATGACTGTCACCGTAGAGCATGAAACACCGGTCAAGCTGTGGGCCAACTCGGCAGACTCGCATTTCATCGAGCCCGCCGACCTGTGGCGGACCCGGCTTCCCAAGCGGCTGGCCGAGCTGGTACCCCGGGTAGAAAAAGACGCCGATGGCCGGTGGGAGACGATCTACGTCGACGGCCAGGTTTTTCGACGCCGGCTGCCGAGCGTCGCGCAACAAGAGTTCATGGCGGCGATGGTGTCGGCCGCTGGCTCGCACGACGTAAGCAAGCGGTTGGCCGACCTCGACCAGGAAGGCATCTGGTCGGAGTTGGTGTTCCCGTCGCTGGGGATGTGGTCGAGCTCGTTTCGGACGCCGGAGCTGCTGCGCGAAGCGCTGAAGGCCTCCAACGACTGGGCCAAAGAGACATTGATGGACTACTCGCCGCGGCTCATCCCCACCGCGCAGGTGTCGACGCTGGACATCGACGACGCGGTCAGCGAACTACAGCGTTGCGCCGCAATGGGATTCAATGCAGTGTTTTTGCCCGTTGCTCCCCATCCCGCGCAGCGGGATTACCACCAGGCGGAGTGGGAGCCGTTTTGGACCACGGCCGAAGACTTGGGCATGGTCATCGCCTTCCACATCGGGACCGAGCCCATCGATTTCGCCGGCGGCGGTTCGATCGGGGTGACCTACCACGGGCCGGGCGGGGCGGTGCTCAATTACACCGAGACGTCGTTCGGCGGGCAGCGGGCGGTGATGAAGCTGGTGGCATGCGGCGCACTGGACCGCCACCCGAGCCTCAAGGTGCTGGTGTCCGAAGGCGGGGCAACATGGGTGCCGTTCATCGCCGACCGCATGGAAGAGGGCTATCGCCAGCATGCAATGGTAGTGCGGCCCAAGTTATCTCGCAGTCCGCGGGAGATCATCTACTCGCAGGTGTACGCGTCGTTTCAGCACGACGCCTCGGCGATCGCCGCGGTGGCGGCGATGGGCTTTAACAATGTGTTGTGGGGCAGCGACTATCCGCATATCGAGGGCACATTCGGCCACACCCAGTCGACTCTGCATGAGCTCTTCGAC